A part of Aegilops tauschii subsp. strangulata cultivar AL8/78 chromosome 2, Aet v6.0, whole genome shotgun sequence genomic DNA contains:
- the LOC120974182 gene encoding F-box/FBD/LRR-repeat protein At1g16930-like isoform X1, producing the protein MGRSGKRSERPADLISVLPEDLLLQILEHLGSARAAAGTSLLSRRWRGLWTRLPSLTLSLHDLPFGSIQTALHRAARPGVYIYHLNIRVAGQAGMIGSGSFSSLLLNAASLSPVELRLALPRNLQVSCMDVTLPSFHRATSMDLRARALHLTVFAKPHAVSNGCYVPFRSLERLSLSGCHIDLATFIPFCPRLRVLQVNTTGLIDMGNIAIHSASLEELVVEHGNRWTRRAHVSVDSPVLKQLTASFHACGNIGVSILAPMLDKVWWRCSYAKPIYGLGLWGLSEVGFNTDAGRGACVQLPSVHVLSLHISPVQDSVSFPNADLSFAAEIDKHMVTNFSGLDLHLSTKGHMFGTFVLHLLGMHRIHTALRNLKIVLLRSEVKDACPVNCLCDEPKNWRTETITLADLENMEIEGIGGEDHEFDFLKVIFGCAPVLKRVTVKLSDGVTPSVDWCTKVNNIFMAYPSVECNADLVSRAKAVR; encoded by the exons ATGGGGAGGTCGGGTAAAAGATCCGAACGTCCAGCCGACCTCATCAGCGTCCTCCCGGAGGATCTGCTTCTCCAGATCCTCGAGCATCTTGGCTCCGCCCGCGCCGCTGCGGGCACCAGCCTCCTCTCCCGCCGGTGGCGCGGCCTCTGGACCCGGCTCCCCAGCCTCACCCTCAGCCTCCACGACCTCCCGTTCGGCTCGATCCAGACTGCGCTCCACCGGGCCGCTCGTCCCGGTGTGTACATCTACCACCTCAACATCCGCGTCGCCGGCCAGGCCGGCATGATCGGCTCCGGGAGCTTCTCCTCGCTGCTCCTGAACGCTGCGAGTCTCTCGCCGGTGGAGCTGCGCCTCGCTCTCCCGCGGAACCTGCAAGTCTCCTGCATGGACGTGACACTGCCCAGCTTCCACCGCGCCACCTCCATGGATCTGCGCGCGCGGGCCCTCCACTTGACCGTGTTCGCAAAGCCACATGCGGTGAGCAATGGCTGCTATGTCCCCTTCCGCTCGCTGGAGAGGCTCTCCCTCTCGGGATGCCACATCGATCTGGCCACCTTCATCCCGTTCTGCCCGCGCCTGCGCGTGCTCCAGGTGAACACCACCGGTCTGATAGACATGGGCAACATTGCAATCCACTCCGCGTCGCTGGAGGAGCTCGTCGTGGAGCACGGCAACAGATGGACCCGCCGTGCCCATGTCAGCGTCGACTCCCCTGTGCTTAAGCAATTGACAGCGTCCTTCCATGCCTGCGGCAACATCGGGGTGTCCATCTTGGCACCAATGCTGGACAAGGTCTGGTGGCGGTGCTCGTATGCCAAGCCGATCTATGGGCTTGGTCTTTGGGGCCTCTCAGAGGTGGGCTTCAACACCGATGCTGGGAGAGGCGCCTGTGTGCAGCTCCCTAGCGTCCATGTCCTGTCCCTACACATATCTCCCGTCCAA GATTCAGTTAGCTTTCCAAATGCAGATCTCAGCTTTGCGGCAGAGATCGATAAACATATGGTTACCAACTTCTCTGGTCTGGACCTACATCTCAGCACCAAGGGGCATATGTTTGGAACTTTTGTGCTGCATCTCCTTGGGATGCATCGGATTCATACAGCTTTACGGAACCTTAAGATTGTCCTGCTAAGATCAGAG GTGAAAGATGCATGCCCGGTAAATTGTCTCTGTGATGAGCCTAAGAACTGGAGAACAGAAACTATCACCTTGGCTGATCTTGAAAACATGGAAATTGAAGGCATCGGCGGGGAAGATCACGAGTTTGATTTCTTGAAAGTGATATTTGGATGTGCTCCAGTGCTTAAAAGAGTGACTGTGAAGCTGTCAGATGGTGTCACT
- the LOC120974182 gene encoding F-box/FBD/LRR-repeat protein At1g16930-like isoform X2, which yields MGRSGKRSERPADLISVLPEDLLLQILEHLGSARAAAGTSLLSRRWRGLWTRLPSLTLSLHDLPFGSIQTALHRAARPGVYIYHLNIRVAGQAGMIGSGSFSSLLLNAASLSPVELRLALPRNLQVSCMDVTLPSFHRATSMDLRARALHLTVFAKPHAVSNGCYVPFRSLERLSLSGCHIDLATFIPFCPRLRVLQVNTTGLIDMGNIAIHSASLEELVVEHGNRWTRRAHVSVDSPVLKQLTASFHACGNIGVSILAPMLDKVWWRCSYAKPIYGLGLWGLSEVGFNTDAGRGACVQLPSVHVLSLHISPVQDSVSFPNADLSFAAEIDKHMVTNFSGLDLHLSTKGHMFGTFVLHLLGMHRIHTALRNLKIVLLRSEVKDACPVNCLCDEPKNWRTETITLADLENMEIEGIGGEDHEFDFLKVIFGCAPVLKRVTVKLSDGVTPSVDWCTKVNNIFMAYPSVECNADLGQSCTLT from the exons ATGGGGAGGTCGGGTAAAAGATCCGAACGTCCAGCCGACCTCATCAGCGTCCTCCCGGAGGATCTGCTTCTCCAGATCCTCGAGCATCTTGGCTCCGCCCGCGCCGCTGCGGGCACCAGCCTCCTCTCCCGCCGGTGGCGCGGCCTCTGGACCCGGCTCCCCAGCCTCACCCTCAGCCTCCACGACCTCCCGTTCGGCTCGATCCAGACTGCGCTCCACCGGGCCGCTCGTCCCGGTGTGTACATCTACCACCTCAACATCCGCGTCGCCGGCCAGGCCGGCATGATCGGCTCCGGGAGCTTCTCCTCGCTGCTCCTGAACGCTGCGAGTCTCTCGCCGGTGGAGCTGCGCCTCGCTCTCCCGCGGAACCTGCAAGTCTCCTGCATGGACGTGACACTGCCCAGCTTCCACCGCGCCACCTCCATGGATCTGCGCGCGCGGGCCCTCCACTTGACCGTGTTCGCAAAGCCACATGCGGTGAGCAATGGCTGCTATGTCCCCTTCCGCTCGCTGGAGAGGCTCTCCCTCTCGGGATGCCACATCGATCTGGCCACCTTCATCCCGTTCTGCCCGCGCCTGCGCGTGCTCCAGGTGAACACCACCGGTCTGATAGACATGGGCAACATTGCAATCCACTCCGCGTCGCTGGAGGAGCTCGTCGTGGAGCACGGCAACAGATGGACCCGCCGTGCCCATGTCAGCGTCGACTCCCCTGTGCTTAAGCAATTGACAGCGTCCTTCCATGCCTGCGGCAACATCGGGGTGTCCATCTTGGCACCAATGCTGGACAAGGTCTGGTGGCGGTGCTCGTATGCCAAGCCGATCTATGGGCTTGGTCTTTGGGGCCTCTCAGAGGTGGGCTTCAACACCGATGCTGGGAGAGGCGCCTGTGTGCAGCTCCCTAGCGTCCATGTCCTGTCCCTACACATATCTCCCGTCCAA GATTCAGTTAGCTTTCCAAATGCAGATCTCAGCTTTGCGGCAGAGATCGATAAACATATGGTTACCAACTTCTCTGGTCTGGACCTACATCTCAGCACCAAGGGGCATATGTTTGGAACTTTTGTGCTGCATCTCCTTGGGATGCATCGGATTCATACAGCTTTACGGAACCTTAAGATTGTCCTGCTAAGATCAGAG GTGAAAGATGCATGCCCGGTAAATTGTCTCTGTGATGAGCCTAAGAACTGGAGAACAGAAACTATCACCTTGGCTGATCTTGAAAACATGGAAATTGAAGGCATCGGCGGGGAAGATCACGAGTTTGATTTCTTGAAAGTGATATTTGGATGTGCTCCAGTGCTTAAAAGAGTGACTGTGAAGCTGTCAGATGGTGTCACT